The Castanea sativa cultivar Marrone di Chiusa Pesio chromosome 11, ASM4071231v1 genome contains a region encoding:
- the LOC142617495 gene encoding putative inactive leucine-rich repeat receptor-like protein kinase At3g03770 isoform X3, which yields MGFLKNPCRLFIQPPTKFTVLMAKTALHSFHLLLLMLFLAIHHSDQWLQPSQTQALLKNLQLLNYQPALSSFHDTTDFCSIEPTPSFTVACYESNITQLHIIGNNGFPPLSENFSADTFFATLKSLSSLKVLSLASLGLWGSLPGSIGDLSSLEIVNVSSNYFSGDIPVQLSSLKNLQTIILDNNKFTGQVPGWLSSLPVLSVLSLKNNMLSGSLPTSLTTLQALRVLAISNNNLTGEVPDLSNLTNLQVLDLEDNSLGLHFPTLPTKLVSLVLRNNRVVLYGRNCLSNEAQDQHRSSFCYNEALAVKVPHEQKNKKPYAKAVLASTAGGIMGGIAIVGVVFLAVRKVHSKATFQALSSRSITERVSPINTAKLLSDARYISLTMKLGASLPAYRSYALEELKEATNNFDASSLLGEGSHGQVYKGKLSDGTFIAIRCLKMRKRYSPQTYTHHIEMISKLRHCHLVSSLGHCFECYQDDSSMSRIFLIFEFVPNGTLRGYISGLPKQRFTWTQRIAAAIGVVKGIQFLHTGIVPGVYSNNLKITDVLLDNNLQVKISSYYKLPLLAENRGTMGAVLSSPGSRVSSQARVKREDENDVYDIGVILLEIILGRSIMFYNEVSVLKDLLQVSITTDDIARRSIVDHTVHKECSDKSLKTVMEICVRCLSSEPSDRPTVEDVLWTLQFAAQVQDSWREDTPNHVD from the exons ATGGGTTTCTTAAAGAACCCTTGTAGACTATTTATTCAACCGCCAACTAAATTCACTGTTCTAATGGCAAAAACAGCTTTGCACTCATTTCATCTCCTTCTGCTAATGCTTTTTCTTGCTATCCATCATTCAGACCAGTGGCTACAAccctctcaaactcaagccCTCCTAAAAAACTTGCAACTTCTTAACTACCAACCAGCTTTGAGTAGCTTTCATGATACCACGGACTTCTGTAGCATTGAACCAACCCCATCTTTTACTGTAGCGTGCTATGAAAGCAACATAACACAGTTGCACATTATTGGCAACAATGGGTTTCCTCCACTTTCTGAAAATTTCTCCGCAGATACTTTCTTTGCCACTCTTAAAAGTCTATCAAGCTTGAAAGTGCTCTCTTTGGCTTCTCTGGGCTTATGGGGGTCACTACCTGGAAGTATTGGTGATTTATCTTCACTGGAAATAGTGAATGTAAGCTCAAATTACTTCAGTGGTGATATTCCAGTACAACTTTCATCTTTGAAGAACCTCCAAACAATCATCCTTGACAATAACAAGTTCACCGGTCAAGTACCTGGTTGGCTTAGTTCACTCCCAGTTCTGTCTGTACTGAGTCTAAAGAACAATATGCTTAGTGGGTCTCTGCCAACTTCTCTGACAACTCTGCAGGCTCTAAGAGTTCTTGCTATCTCAAACAATAACTTGACAGGAGAAGTGCCTGATCTTAGCAACTTGACAAACCTTCAAGTTCTGGATTTGGAAGATAACTCTTTGGGGCTTCATTTTCCTACCTTACCTACTAAGTTGGTTTCTCTAGTGCTCAGAAACAACAG GGTTGTTCTGTATGGTAGAAATTGTTTGTCAAATGAAGCTCAAGATCAGCATCGTTCTAGCTTTTGTTACAATGAAGCACTTGCAGTGAAAGTTCCTCATgaacaaaagaataagaaacCTTATGCTAAAGCAGTTCTTGCATCAACAGCAGGAGGGATTATGGGAGGAATTGCAATTGTTGGAGTAGTTTTCTTGGCTGTCAGGAAGGTACACAGTAAGGCTACTTTTCAAGCACTATCATCAAGGTCAATAACAGAGCGTGTATCACCAATAAACACGGCAAAACTACTTTCAGATGCAA GGTATATATCACTAACAATGAAGCTGGGAGCTAGCCTTCCTGCTTATCGAAGCTACGCTTTGGAGGAGCTTAAGGAGGCTACAAATAACTTTGATGCATCATCTCTCTTAGGTGAAGGTTCACATGGTCAG GTATACAAAGGGAAGCTCTCTGATGGAACTTTTATTGCTATAAGATGcttgaaaatgagaaagagataCAGCCCCCAGACCTATACGCACCACATTGAGATGATTTCAAAACTCAGACACTGTCATTTGGTTAGCTCTCTTGGACATTGCTTTGAGTGCTACCAGGATGATTCAAGCATGAGCAGAATATTTCTTATATTTGAATTTGTTCCAAATGGAACACTAAGGGGCTACATCTCAG GACTTCCCAAACAAAGATTTACTTGGACACAAAGAATAGCAGCTGCAATTGGAGTTGTGAAGGGTATTCAATTTCTGCACACTGGGATTGTTCCAGGGGTATATTCAAATAACCTGAAGATAACAGACGTGTTATTGGATAATAACCTTCAAGTCAAAATCAGCAGTTATTATAAACTGCCTCTGTTAGCCGAAAATAGGGGAACG ATGGGTGCTGTACTTTCATCCCCTGGATCAAGAGTAAGTTCTCAAGCAAG GGTGAAACGTGAGGATGAGAATGATGTCTATGACATAGGAGTTATCTTACTAGAGATCATTTTGGGAAGGTCAATCATGTTCTACAATGAAGTCAGCGTTTTAAAAGATCTT TTACAAGTAAGCATAACCACTGATGATATAGCGCGAAGGAGTATCGTTGATCATACAGTTCACAAGGAGTGCTCAGACAAATCATTGAAGACAGTAATGGAGATATGCGTCAGGTGTCTTTCCAGTGAACCAAGTGATAGACCTACTGTTGAAGATGTTCTTTGGACTTTGCAGTTCGCAGCACAGGTCCAGGATTCATGGAGAGAAGACACTCCAAACCATGTAGACTAA
- the LOC142617495 gene encoding putative inactive leucine-rich repeat receptor-like protein kinase At3g03770 isoform X1 produces the protein MGFLKNPCRLFIQPPTKFTVLMAKTALHSFHLLLLMLFLAIHHSDQWLQPSQTQALLKNLQLLNYQPALSSFHDTTDFCSIEPTPSFTVACYESNITQLHIIGNNGFPPLSENFSADTFFATLKSLSSLKVLSLASLGLWGSLPGSIGDLSSLEIVNVSSNYFSGDIPVQLSSLKNLQTIILDNNKFTGQVPGWLSSLPVLSVLSLKNNMLSGSLPTSLTTLQALRVLAISNNNLTGEVPDLSNLTNLQVLDLEDNSLGLHFPTLPTKLVSLVLRNNRFRFSIPAELGSYYQLQKLDISLNAFVGPFLPSLLSLPSINYLDISGNKFTGMLFQNMTCNSELVFVNLTSNLLTGELPTCLHFDTKSRVVLYGRNCLSNEAQDQHRSSFCYNEALAVKVPHEQKNKKPYAKAVLASTAGGIMGGIAIVGVVFLAVRKVHSKATFQALSSRSITERVSPINTAKLLSDARYISLTMKLGASLPAYRSYALEELKEATNNFDASSLLGEGSHGQVYKGKLSDGTFIAIRCLKMRKRYSPQTYTHHIEMISKLRHCHLVSSLGHCFECYQDDSSMSRIFLIFEFVPNGTLRGYISGLPKQRFTWTQRIAAAIGVVKGIQFLHTGIVPGVYSNNLKITDVLLDNNLQVKISSYYKLPLLAENRGTMGAVLSSPGSRVSSQARVKREDENDVYDIGVILLEIILGRSIMFYNEVSVLKDLLQVSITTDDIARRSIVDHTVHKECSDKSLKTVMEICVRCLSSEPSDRPTVEDVLWTLQFAAQVQDSWREDTPNHVD, from the exons ATGGGTTTCTTAAAGAACCCTTGTAGACTATTTATTCAACCGCCAACTAAATTCACTGTTCTAATGGCAAAAACAGCTTTGCACTCATTTCATCTCCTTCTGCTAATGCTTTTTCTTGCTATCCATCATTCAGACCAGTGGCTACAAccctctcaaactcaagccCTCCTAAAAAACTTGCAACTTCTTAACTACCAACCAGCTTTGAGTAGCTTTCATGATACCACGGACTTCTGTAGCATTGAACCAACCCCATCTTTTACTGTAGCGTGCTATGAAAGCAACATAACACAGTTGCACATTATTGGCAACAATGGGTTTCCTCCACTTTCTGAAAATTTCTCCGCAGATACTTTCTTTGCCACTCTTAAAAGTCTATCAAGCTTGAAAGTGCTCTCTTTGGCTTCTCTGGGCTTATGGGGGTCACTACCTGGAAGTATTGGTGATTTATCTTCACTGGAAATAGTGAATGTAAGCTCAAATTACTTCAGTGGTGATATTCCAGTACAACTTTCATCTTTGAAGAACCTCCAAACAATCATCCTTGACAATAACAAGTTCACCGGTCAAGTACCTGGTTGGCTTAGTTCACTCCCAGTTCTGTCTGTACTGAGTCTAAAGAACAATATGCTTAGTGGGTCTCTGCCAACTTCTCTGACAACTCTGCAGGCTCTAAGAGTTCTTGCTATCTCAAACAATAACTTGACAGGAGAAGTGCCTGATCTTAGCAACTTGACAAACCTTCAAGTTCTGGATTTGGAAGATAACTCTTTGGGGCTTCATTTTCCTACCTTACCTACTAAGTTGGTTTCTCTAGTGCTCAGAAACAACAGGTTTCGATTTTCTATACCTGCTGAATTAGGCTCCTATTATCAACTTCAAAAGCTGGACATTTCTTTAAATGCATTTGTTGGTCCATTCTTGCCATCCTTATTGTCACTGCCTTCAATTAATTACCTTGATATCTCGGGAAACAAGTTCACAGGGATGCTGTTCCAAAACATGACTTGCAATTCTGAGCTTGTTTTTGTCAATTTAACCTCAAATCTTTTGACAGGAGAATTACCAACTTGTTTGCATTTTGATACCAAAAGCAGGGTTGTTCTGTATGGTAGAAATTGTTTGTCAAATGAAGCTCAAGATCAGCATCGTTCTAGCTTTTGTTACAATGAAGCACTTGCAGTGAAAGTTCCTCATgaacaaaagaataagaaacCTTATGCTAAAGCAGTTCTTGCATCAACAGCAGGAGGGATTATGGGAGGAATTGCAATTGTTGGAGTAGTTTTCTTGGCTGTCAGGAAGGTACACAGTAAGGCTACTTTTCAAGCACTATCATCAAGGTCAATAACAGAGCGTGTATCACCAATAAACACGGCAAAACTACTTTCAGATGCAA GGTATATATCACTAACAATGAAGCTGGGAGCTAGCCTTCCTGCTTATCGAAGCTACGCTTTGGAGGAGCTTAAGGAGGCTACAAATAACTTTGATGCATCATCTCTCTTAGGTGAAGGTTCACATGGTCAG GTATACAAAGGGAAGCTCTCTGATGGAACTTTTATTGCTATAAGATGcttgaaaatgagaaagagataCAGCCCCCAGACCTATACGCACCACATTGAGATGATTTCAAAACTCAGACACTGTCATTTGGTTAGCTCTCTTGGACATTGCTTTGAGTGCTACCAGGATGATTCAAGCATGAGCAGAATATTTCTTATATTTGAATTTGTTCCAAATGGAACACTAAGGGGCTACATCTCAG GACTTCCCAAACAAAGATTTACTTGGACACAAAGAATAGCAGCTGCAATTGGAGTTGTGAAGGGTATTCAATTTCTGCACACTGGGATTGTTCCAGGGGTATATTCAAATAACCTGAAGATAACAGACGTGTTATTGGATAATAACCTTCAAGTCAAAATCAGCAGTTATTATAAACTGCCTCTGTTAGCCGAAAATAGGGGAACG ATGGGTGCTGTACTTTCATCCCCTGGATCAAGAGTAAGTTCTCAAGCAAG GGTGAAACGTGAGGATGAGAATGATGTCTATGACATAGGAGTTATCTTACTAGAGATCATTTTGGGAAGGTCAATCATGTTCTACAATGAAGTCAGCGTTTTAAAAGATCTT TTACAAGTAAGCATAACCACTGATGATATAGCGCGAAGGAGTATCGTTGATCATACAGTTCACAAGGAGTGCTCAGACAAATCATTGAAGACAGTAATGGAGATATGCGTCAGGTGTCTTTCCAGTGAACCAAGTGATAGACCTACTGTTGAAGATGTTCTTTGGACTTTGCAGTTCGCAGCACAGGTCCAGGATTCATGGAGAGAAGACACTCCAAACCATGTAGACTAA
- the LOC142617495 gene encoding putative inactive leucine-rich repeat receptor-like protein kinase At3g03770 isoform X2: protein MGFLKNPCRLFIQPPTKFTVLMAKTALHSFHLLLLMLFLAIHHSDQWLQPSQTQALLKNLQLLNYQPALSSFHDTTDFCSIEPTPSFTVACYESNITQLHIIGNNGFPPLSENFSADTFFATLKSLSSLKVLSLASLGLWGSLPGSIGDLSSLEIVNVSSNYFSGDIPVQLSSLKNLQTIILDNNKFTGQVPGWLSSLPVLSVLSLKNNMLSGSLPTSLTTLQALRVLAISNNNLTGEVPDLSNLTNLQVLDLEDNSLGLHFPTLPTKLVSLVLRNNSRVVLYGRNCLSNEAQDQHRSSFCYNEALAVKVPHEQKNKKPYAKAVLASTAGGIMGGIAIVGVVFLAVRKVHSKATFQALSSRSITERVSPINTAKLLSDARYISLTMKLGASLPAYRSYALEELKEATNNFDASSLLGEGSHGQVYKGKLSDGTFIAIRCLKMRKRYSPQTYTHHIEMISKLRHCHLVSSLGHCFECYQDDSSMSRIFLIFEFVPNGTLRGYISGLPKQRFTWTQRIAAAIGVVKGIQFLHTGIVPGVYSNNLKITDVLLDNNLQVKISSYYKLPLLAENRGTMGAVLSSPGSRVSSQARVKREDENDVYDIGVILLEIILGRSIMFYNEVSVLKDLLQVSITTDDIARRSIVDHTVHKECSDKSLKTVMEICVRCLSSEPSDRPTVEDVLWTLQFAAQVQDSWREDTPNHVD, encoded by the exons ATGGGTTTCTTAAAGAACCCTTGTAGACTATTTATTCAACCGCCAACTAAATTCACTGTTCTAATGGCAAAAACAGCTTTGCACTCATTTCATCTCCTTCTGCTAATGCTTTTTCTTGCTATCCATCATTCAGACCAGTGGCTACAAccctctcaaactcaagccCTCCTAAAAAACTTGCAACTTCTTAACTACCAACCAGCTTTGAGTAGCTTTCATGATACCACGGACTTCTGTAGCATTGAACCAACCCCATCTTTTACTGTAGCGTGCTATGAAAGCAACATAACACAGTTGCACATTATTGGCAACAATGGGTTTCCTCCACTTTCTGAAAATTTCTCCGCAGATACTTTCTTTGCCACTCTTAAAAGTCTATCAAGCTTGAAAGTGCTCTCTTTGGCTTCTCTGGGCTTATGGGGGTCACTACCTGGAAGTATTGGTGATTTATCTTCACTGGAAATAGTGAATGTAAGCTCAAATTACTTCAGTGGTGATATTCCAGTACAACTTTCATCTTTGAAGAACCTCCAAACAATCATCCTTGACAATAACAAGTTCACCGGTCAAGTACCTGGTTGGCTTAGTTCACTCCCAGTTCTGTCTGTACTGAGTCTAAAGAACAATATGCTTAGTGGGTCTCTGCCAACTTCTCTGACAACTCTGCAGGCTCTAAGAGTTCTTGCTATCTCAAACAATAACTTGACAGGAGAAGTGCCTGATCTTAGCAACTTGACAAACCTTCAAGTTCTGGATTTGGAAGATAACTCTTTGGGGCTTCATTTTCCTACCTTACCTACTAAGTTGGTTTCTCTAGTGCTCAGAAACAACAG CAGGGTTGTTCTGTATGGTAGAAATTGTTTGTCAAATGAAGCTCAAGATCAGCATCGTTCTAGCTTTTGTTACAATGAAGCACTTGCAGTGAAAGTTCCTCATgaacaaaagaataagaaacCTTATGCTAAAGCAGTTCTTGCATCAACAGCAGGAGGGATTATGGGAGGAATTGCAATTGTTGGAGTAGTTTTCTTGGCTGTCAGGAAGGTACACAGTAAGGCTACTTTTCAAGCACTATCATCAAGGTCAATAACAGAGCGTGTATCACCAATAAACACGGCAAAACTACTTTCAGATGCAA GGTATATATCACTAACAATGAAGCTGGGAGCTAGCCTTCCTGCTTATCGAAGCTACGCTTTGGAGGAGCTTAAGGAGGCTACAAATAACTTTGATGCATCATCTCTCTTAGGTGAAGGTTCACATGGTCAG GTATACAAAGGGAAGCTCTCTGATGGAACTTTTATTGCTATAAGATGcttgaaaatgagaaagagataCAGCCCCCAGACCTATACGCACCACATTGAGATGATTTCAAAACTCAGACACTGTCATTTGGTTAGCTCTCTTGGACATTGCTTTGAGTGCTACCAGGATGATTCAAGCATGAGCAGAATATTTCTTATATTTGAATTTGTTCCAAATGGAACACTAAGGGGCTACATCTCAG GACTTCCCAAACAAAGATTTACTTGGACACAAAGAATAGCAGCTGCAATTGGAGTTGTGAAGGGTATTCAATTTCTGCACACTGGGATTGTTCCAGGGGTATATTCAAATAACCTGAAGATAACAGACGTGTTATTGGATAATAACCTTCAAGTCAAAATCAGCAGTTATTATAAACTGCCTCTGTTAGCCGAAAATAGGGGAACG ATGGGTGCTGTACTTTCATCCCCTGGATCAAGAGTAAGTTCTCAAGCAAG GGTGAAACGTGAGGATGAGAATGATGTCTATGACATAGGAGTTATCTTACTAGAGATCATTTTGGGAAGGTCAATCATGTTCTACAATGAAGTCAGCGTTTTAAAAGATCTT TTACAAGTAAGCATAACCACTGATGATATAGCGCGAAGGAGTATCGTTGATCATACAGTTCACAAGGAGTGCTCAGACAAATCATTGAAGACAGTAATGGAGATATGCGTCAGGTGTCTTTCCAGTGAACCAAGTGATAGACCTACTGTTGAAGATGTTCTTTGGACTTTGCAGTTCGCAGCACAGGTCCAGGATTCATGGAGAGAAGACACTCCAAACCATGTAGACTAA